The Xenorhabdus doucetiae genome has a window encoding:
- the tssJ gene encoding type VI secretion system lipoprotein TssJ produces the protein MFGLSSIGLWRKGLLLSTTMMTTILLTLILLTITGCSSKAKLPPYQFIFSTESNVNDSEPMKIDVFLLKSNEAFMSADFFSLQGTAQEALGDKLVNEDQLFILPSQSTHCLMEKNQPEASHIGLIAEYKNLSGKKWRISFPVPVPENPPFYQFWRSPSDELRVCVKVTNKGLSLIKECHSSCAAGDKENNE, from the coding sequence ATGTTTGGTTTAAGTTCAATCGGATTGTGGAGAAAGGGACTTTTGCTATCCACAACAATGATGACCACCATACTGTTAACCTTAATACTGTTAACCATAACGGGTTGTTCATCAAAGGCAAAATTGCCGCCCTATCAATTTATCTTCAGTACCGAATCGAATGTAAATGATTCTGAACCGATGAAGATAGACGTTTTTTTGCTGAAATCGAATGAAGCGTTTATGTCTGCCGATTTTTTTTCCTTGCAAGGCACAGCTCAGGAGGCATTGGGCGATAAACTGGTTAATGAAGATCAACTGTTTATCCTCCCTTCCCAATCCACGCATTGCCTGATGGAAAAAAATCAACCGGAAGCCAGCCATATCGGGCTGATCGCTGAATATAAAAATTTGAGCGGTAAGAAATGGCGGATTTCATTTCCCGTTCCTGTACCTGAAAATCCCCCTTTTTATCAGTTCTGGCGTTCTCCTTCTGACGAACTACGGGTGTGCGTAAAAGTCACCAACAAAGGCTTAAGTCTAATTAAAGAGTGTCATTCAAGCTGTGCGGCTGGAGATAAAGAAAATAATGAATAA
- the tssK gene encoding type VI secretion system baseplate subunit TssK, with product MNKSEKVIWTEGMFLRPHHFQQAENYFEAYIRDWGIAQAPYYWGFLSLELDQKLLNQGKVSLSSASGIFPDGTPFSFDATHAPTPLQLGENLSDTHVVLALPIFRRGKEEVIFSEKGDSLARFVSFEVEVNDFNAMSVGNAAVQFGKMRLRLMLESDLTPEWTALGIVHVINKTSDKKLHLDSQFIPPLLNSHASPQIVGFINDIQDLLEQRRQQISQRLLQLGRYNDSEIMDFLLLSLLNRYSGQVNHIRHLSLLHPERLFSEWLQFATELATFSQHRVPEENLPRYDHDHLTQCFNQLMFQLRQGLSIILEEHAIQLPLTEYSHGLNIATLPDANMIHVFSFILAVHADVANEMLMNNFPAQMKIAPVGRIRELVQLQLPGISLRAMPSVPRQIPWHSGYVYFELEKEGDLWKQMEKSSGFALHLAGDFPGLNIEFWAVRNQEKLR from the coding sequence ATGAATAAATCAGAAAAAGTGATCTGGACGGAAGGGATGTTTTTACGCCCTCACCACTTTCAGCAGGCGGAAAACTATTTTGAAGCCTATATTCGTGACTGGGGAATAGCGCAAGCGCCTTACTATTGGGGTTTTTTGTCGCTCGAATTAGATCAAAAACTCCTCAACCAAGGTAAAGTCAGCCTTTCCTCCGCCAGCGGTATTTTTCCTGACGGAACGCCCTTTAGTTTTGATGCCACCCATGCCCCTACGCCGTTACAGCTTGGTGAAAATCTGTCGGATACTCATGTTGTTCTGGCCTTGCCCATTTTCCGGCGCGGGAAAGAAGAGGTTATTTTCAGTGAAAAAGGTGACTCTTTAGCCCGCTTTGTCAGCTTTGAAGTTGAAGTCAATGACTTTAATGCCATGTCAGTCGGCAACGCTGCGGTACAATTCGGCAAAATGCGTTTGCGCCTGATGTTGGAATCTGATTTAACGCCCGAATGGACGGCATTGGGCATTGTGCATGTCATCAATAAAACCAGTGATAAGAAACTCCACCTTGATTCGCAATTTATTCCTCCGCTGCTCAACAGTCATGCCAGCCCACAAATCGTCGGCTTTATCAACGATATACAGGACTTACTGGAACAACGCCGCCAACAAATCAGCCAGCGCTTGTTACAGTTGGGGCGCTACAATGATTCTGAGATTATGGACTTTCTTCTGCTGTCACTGTTAAACCGCTATAGCGGCCAAGTGAACCATATCCGGCATCTGTCATTACTGCATCCGGAACGGTTATTCAGTGAATGGCTACAATTTGCGACTGAATTGGCGACCTTTTCCCAACACCGTGTGCCGGAAGAGAATTTGCCTCGCTATGATCATGACCATTTAACGCAGTGTTTCAATCAACTTATGTTCCAACTGCGCCAAGGGTTATCAATCATTTTGGAAGAACATGCGATTCAGTTGCCATTAACGGAATACTCTCACGGCTTAAATATTGCGACGTTACCCGACGCCAATATGATACATGTGTTCAGCTTTATTCTGGCTGTCCATGCTGACGTTGCGAATGAGATGCTGATGAACAACTTCCCGGCTCAAATGAAAATTGCCCCCGTTGGCCGCATACGTGAATTAGTTCAATTGCAATTACCCGGTATTTCACTGCGGGCAATGCCCTCTGTCCCCAGACAGATCCCCTGGCATTCAGGTTATGTCTATTTCGAACTGGAAAAAGAGGGGGATTTATGGAAGCAGATGGAAAAATCCAGCGGCTTTGCATTACATCTGGCCGGTGATTTCCCTGGCCTGAATATCGAGTTTTGGGCGGTTCGTAATCAGGAAAAATTGAGGTAA
- a CDS encoding DotU family type VI secretion system protein, with the protein MMQEKQKTEPDMLSGDTNHNPLVSAANPLLNTIPQIRHSTVHPDPAHLRQQLINEIRRFEVECQQAKLPYAVIIGARYCLCTALDEAAALTPWGVRSVWSGSGLLVTFHNETWGGEKFFQLLAKLSQNPRDNLFLLELINFCLQLGFEGRYRVMDNGRTQLETVKQRLFQLIRSMRGSYPAELSQKVRAITAPIKSRHFSLPVWISTIILIFLVGILYISLNWRLNDMVNPILAKIYQTNLPNLVVSDRVSPPVPPPLNLQSMLREEVAEELLTVTDLPDRSVITLKGDGLFNTSAIQVKSRYLDVIRRVAEALNHFNGEILVVGYTDNIPIKSRRFPSNYALSLARAKSVKKELQRYLNQPERVKTEGRGASDPLVPNNSADNRAKNRRVEITLLVSPVNQTMQGN; encoded by the coding sequence ATGATGCAGGAAAAGCAGAAAACTGAACCTGACATGCTTTCTGGTGATACCAATCATAACCCATTGGTTTCTGCCGCCAATCCATTATTAAATACCATCCCGCAGATCCGGCATTCAACGGTTCACCCTGATCCCGCCCATTTACGCCAGCAACTGATTAATGAAATCCGGCGATTTGAGGTGGAATGCCAACAGGCCAAACTGCCCTACGCCGTGATCATCGGTGCCCGCTACTGTTTATGTACCGCACTGGATGAAGCGGCAGCCCTGACACCTTGGGGGGTTCGCAGTGTTTGGTCTGGCAGTGGCCTGCTCGTCACTTTTCACAATGAAACCTGGGGAGGGGAAAAATTTTTCCAGCTATTAGCCAAGCTATCGCAAAATCCCAGGGATAACTTGTTCCTGTTAGAACTGATTAACTTCTGTCTCCAACTGGGTTTTGAAGGGCGTTATCGGGTGATGGATAACGGCCGCACCCAATTGGAAACGGTAAAACAACGCCTGTTTCAGTTAATACGTTCAATGAGAGGGAGTTACCCCGCTGAATTATCACAAAAAGTACGCGCCATTACTGCACCAATCAAATCCCGGCACTTTTCCTTACCGGTGTGGATCTCGACAATAATATTAATTTTTTTGGTCGGTATCCTGTATATCAGCCTGAATTGGCGGTTGAATGATATGGTCAATCCTATTTTGGCAAAAATTTACCAGACTAATTTGCCCAATCTGGTAGTCAGCGATCGGGTGTCACCGCCTGTCCCCCCTCCCCTGAATCTGCAAAGTATGCTGCGGGAGGAAGTCGCGGAGGAATTATTGACTGTCACTGACCTGCCTGACAGGAGCGTGATCACATTAAAAGGAGACGGTTTGTTTAACACCAGTGCTATTCAGGTCAAAAGCCGTTATTTGGATGTCATCAGGCGAGTGGCTGAGGCGTTGAACCATTTTAACGGAGAAATTCTGGTGGTCGGATATACGGATAATATTCCGATTAAATCCCGCCGTTTTCCCTCCAATTACGCTTTATCACTCGCAAGGGCGAAGTCGGTAAAAAAAGAACTGCAACGTTACCTGAACCAACCTGAAAGAGTCAAAACCGAAGGCAGAGGTGCCAGCGATCCGTTGGTTCCCAATAATAGCGCCGATAACCGAGCCAAAAACAGACGAGTCGAAATCACACTGTTAGTTTCTCCTGTAAATCAAACGATGCAAGGAAACTAA
- a CDS encoding DUF3540 domain-containing protein, producing MTKPSYALSSYPLATPFAIDTFTTDPLTTEPLQQISGQIVDVLQDGSFMADFMANSHANREWHCRRAVSCLLTPCIGDTVLITQINNQRWILAILERAEQQSIAEISVPGDLAITAQGNLSMNSNDLTITANNGNCHISEMQYSGKSLSAWISITRLVGNQFESLWKTVTQLSHRLFRHTTQTEQVRAGQLDMRAENYARLHAQQTMVTAKAMTKIDAEQIHIG from the coding sequence ATGACGAAGCCTTCTTATGCGCTCTCCTCATACCCCCTTGCAACGCCCTTTGCGATCGATACCTTTACGACTGATCCCCTTACGACTGAGCCATTGCAGCAGATTAGCGGCCAGATTGTTGATGTTCTTCAGGATGGCAGCTTTATGGCTGATTTTATGGCAAACAGTCATGCCAACCGTGAGTGGCATTGCCGGCGAGCCGTGAGTTGCCTATTGACTCCCTGTATAGGCGATACCGTATTAATTACGCAAATCAATAATCAGCGCTGGATCTTAGCCATATTAGAACGGGCAGAACAACAGAGCATTGCTGAAATCAGCGTCCCCGGTGATCTGGCCATCACTGCTCAAGGGAACCTGAGTATGAACAGTAATGACTTAACCATCACCGCTAACAACGGAAACTGCCATATCAGCGAAATGCAGTACAGCGGAAAATCACTCTCAGCATGGATCTCAATCACCCGCTTGGTTGGCAATCAGTTTGAATCACTCTGGAAAACCGTCACACAACTCAGTCATCGCTTGTTCCGGCATACCACCCAAACTGAGCAGGTTCGTGCCGGTCAATTAGATATGCGGGCGGAAAATTATGCCCGATTACACGCCCAACAGACGATGGTCACGGCAAAAGCCATGACCAAAATTGATGCTGAACAAATTCATATCGGCTAA
- a CDS encoding pentapeptide repeat-containing protein, which produces MSLLTADELVDKIQQGEVIEKISLQNISLSGRDLSGGIFREVDFSGADLSHTVIKESIFTGCQAEGATFDSATLEQNIFEQCDLGRAIFNNSILINDVFNQSSLKKTQFTASKQNSSQFISCSLQDADFSHSHFDRITFLHSSMDQTKFRHGQLFLVTFFRQDLRTSDFSASEFNKAIFFECDLRKQNFHKQTLKMCQFIGSRLESANFSHAIMTHCNFKGAILKEALLSHVNATQTLFTEADLTHARCKNSLFEQALFIGACLESADFRHSNLAMAVLHNVNAENAQFTGCHMPYTDFSYANVNNSDFRTAHFMRTLFHRAQQVGALFSDRQGILENDPELLAAEEWSLQHNKI; this is translated from the coding sequence ATGAGTCTCCTGACGGCGGATGAACTGGTCGACAAAATCCAACAGGGTGAGGTGATTGAAAAAATCAGTTTGCAGAACATCTCCCTGAGCGGACGTGATTTATCAGGGGGAATTTTTAGAGAAGTCGATTTTTCCGGTGCGGATCTCTCCCATACTGTGATTAAGGAATCCATTTTTACCGGATGTCAGGCCGAAGGCGCGACTTTCGATTCAGCAACCCTTGAACAAAACATTTTTGAGCAGTGCGATCTGGGACGGGCAATTTTTAATAACAGCATATTAATCAACGACGTATTCAATCAATCTAGTTTAAAAAAAACCCAGTTTACCGCGAGCAAACAGAACAGTTCCCAGTTTATCTCCTGTTCACTGCAAGATGCTGATTTCAGCCACAGTCACTTTGATCGCATCACATTTCTTCATTCATCGATGGATCAAACAAAGTTTCGCCACGGCCAGCTTTTTCTGGTCACTTTTTTTCGTCAGGATTTACGCACCAGCGATTTTTCTGCCAGTGAATTTAACAAAGCCATTTTTTTTGAGTGTGATCTGCGTAAACAAAATTTTCACAAACAGACACTTAAAATGTGCCAATTTATCGGTAGCCGGCTTGAATCCGCCAATTTCAGTCACGCCATCATGACCCATTGCAATTTCAAAGGCGCTATTTTAAAAGAAGCCTTACTATCACATGTCAATGCAACCCAAACGTTATTTACCGAAGCAGATTTAACCCACGCCCGTTGCAAAAACAGTCTGTTTGAACAAGCCCTGTTTATCGGTGCCTGTCTTGAATCTGCCGATTTTCGGCACAGCAATCTGGCGATGGCTGTCCTGCACAACGTAAACGCAGAGAATGCGCAGTTCACCGGTTGTCATATGCCTTACACGGATTTTTCCTATGCAAACGTCAACAACAGTGATTTTCGTACTGCTCACTTTATGAGAACCCTTTTTCATCGTGCTCAACAGGTTGGCGCATTGTTCTCTGACCGCCAAGGTATTCTGGAAAATGATCCTGAACTGTTGGCCGCTGAAGAGTGGAGTCTGCAACATAACAAGATTTAA
- a CDS encoding DUF4150 domain-containing protein: MFANSQGGGMDLAVPDVCLTPMFTPVPVPYPNMAQGTTGISNAPNILFMGCPAHNLATTIPMTTGDNAGTNTGVASGTVMGSSRHVMGANSVLIKGSPVTRMSSSTMQNSTNAMGFRIVPSQIKVLIIAA; encoded by the coding sequence ATGTTTGCTAATTCTCAAGGGGGTGGAATGGATCTCGCCGTTCCCGATGTCTGCCTGACCCCAATGTTTACGCCTGTACCGGTGCCCTATCCCAATATGGCACAAGGGACGACCGGTATCAGCAATGCACCCAACATTTTATTTATGGGTTGCCCGGCACATAATCTGGCAACCACCATCCCCATGACCACCGGAGATAACGCCGGCACCAATACCGGCGTCGCTTCCGGCACGGTAATGGGTTCCTCCCGCCATGTTATGGGGGCTAACTCAGTCTTGATCAAAGGTTCTCCGGTAACCCGGATGTCAAGTTCTACCATGCAGAATTCGACGAATGCGATGGGTTTCCGCATTGTTCCCAGCCAGATCAAAGTCCTGATCATCGCCGCCTGA